A single genomic interval of Cataglyphis hispanica isolate Lineage 1 chromosome 25, ULB_Chis1_1.0, whole genome shotgun sequence harbors:
- the LOC126858435 gene encoding glucose dehydrogenase [FAD, quinone]-like gives MLSKVLSHKVNKILIHLFNIAIIIVSIQSDRQFSPKRYSNLYGDENILNLSNILETKFGILNLLEKGQHYLNQEIPDMTPEYEDVYDFVVIGAGTAGATIAARLSEIPQVKILLIEAGSNENILMDIPLAVPLLQLSNDINWKYRTKPSNRYCLGMDNNSCNWPRGKVMGGSSVLNYMIATRGGAEDYDRWAEMGNEGWAYKDILKYFKKLETIDIPELQSDIIYHGTKGPVHISYPSFHTPLAEAFLKAGKELKYPLVDYNGKDMIGFSYLQCTIMNGTRMSSNKAYLYPIHNRKNLHVTRHSMVRKVLIDRRTNRAIGVEFIKYGRVISVLASKEVILCAGAIGSPQLLMLSGIGPAEHLTKLGIDVIRNAPVGENLMDHVLYSGLTWIINASISIKMHDMLNPVHPYLADFLTKKTGPFTIPGAAEALAFINTKDLKKRTGLPDIELVFIGTGFKGDLIIPIVMGLNTQMKQIWNKYLYKYGWTLMPMLLRPKSRGRIRLLANDVNVKPEIVPNYFDDMEDVKTMIAGIKAAIKIGQTKAMQMFDSQLSNDTIPGCENYNYDSFAYWDCMIRTVISTSFHYSGTCKMGSKKDPTAVVDPKLKVIDIQGLRVADASIMPDIVSGHPNIPVYMIAEKLADMIKEEWG, from the exons ATGTTGAGCAAAGTGCTAAGTCACAAAGTGAACAAGATACTTATTCATCTTTTCAATATCGCTATCATAATCGTTTCGATACAATCGGATAGACAATTTTCACCGAAACGGTACAGTAATCTCTACGGTgatgagaatatattaaatttatcaaatatacttGAAACCAAGTTTGGAATTTTAAACTTACTGGAAAAAGGTCAACATTATCTAAATCAGGAAATACCGGACATGACCCCTGAATACGAAGATGTATACGATTTTGTGGTGATTGGTGCTGGCACGGCCGGTGCCACGATAGCCGCGAGATTAAGTGAAATTCCTCAAGTCAAGATATTGCTGATCGAAGCTGGATCTAACGAGAATATTCTCATGGACATTCCGCTAGCTGTTCCTCTTCTACAGCTAAGTAATGACATCAATTGGAAATATCGGACAAAGCCATCCAATAGATATTGTCTCGGTATGGATAACAATAGTTGTAACTGGCCTAGAGGAAAAGTGATGGGCGGTAGCAGTGTGCTAAACTACATGATTGCTACCAGAGGCGGCGCCGAGGATTACGATCGCTGGGCTGAAATGGGAAATGAAGGCTGGGCTTACAAAGACATTCTCaagtatttcaagaaattggAAACAATCGATATCCCGGAATTACAGTCAGATATTATCTATCATGGAACTAAAGGACCAGTACACATTAGCTATCCGTCATTCCATACACCATTAGCAGAGGCATTCTTAAAAGCTGGCAAAGAGCTAAAATATCCATTAGTAGATTACAACGGAAAAGATATGATAGGATTCTCATATTTGCAGTGCACGATTATGAACGGCACTCGCATGAGCAGTAATAAAGCATACTTGTACCCTATACATAATCGCAAAAATCTTCACGTGACTCGTCACAGCATGGTGAGAAAAGTGCTAATCGATCGTCGTACAAATCGTGCGATTGGTGTAGAGTTCATTAAATATGGTCGGGTTATCTCCGTCCTGGCAAGCAAAGAAGTGATATTGTGCGCAGGTGCAATTGGATCGCCGCAGTTGCTAATGTTATCCGGCATTGGACCGGCTGAACATCTTACCAAACTCGGTATAGATGTTATTCGAAATGCGCCGGTCGGAGAGAATCTAATGGATCACGTGCTTTACAGCGGACTGACATGGATAATTAATGCAtcaataagtataaaaatgcatGACATGTTGAATCCGGTTCATCCATATCTAGCGGATTTCCTAACAAAAAAAACCGGACCTTTTACGATTCCGGGCGCAGCAGAGGCTCTCGCTTTTATCAATACTAAGGATCTAAAAAAACGCACCGGTTTACCGGATATAGAATTAGTGTTTATCGGTACTGGTTTCAAAggagatttaattattccaaTTGTAATGGGTTTGAATACGCAAATGAAACAGATatggaataaatatctttataagtaCGGCTGGACCCTAATGCCAATGCTGTTAAGACCAAAAAGTCGTGGACGGATAAGATTATTAGCTAATGATGTTAATGTTAAACCTGAAATAGTACCCAATTATTTCGATGATATGGAAGACGTTAAAACGATGATTGCCGGTATTAAGGCTGCAATAAAGATCGGTCAAACGAAAGCGATGCAGATGTTTGATTCGCAATTGTCTAATGATACTATTCCTGGatgcgaaaattataattatgattccTTTGCTTATTGGGATTGTATGATCCGAACGGTCATTTCTACTAGCTTTCATTACTCCGGTACTTGCAAGATGGGTTCAAAAAAAGATCCAACTGCTGTTGTCGATCCCAAATTAAag GTAATCGATATTCAAGGATTGAGAGTAGCTGACGCATCCATCATGCCCGATATTGTATCGGGGCATCCAAATATACCTGTTTATATGATAGCAGAGAAACTGGCAGATATGATCAAGGAAGAATGGGGTTAA
- the LOC126858436 gene encoding LOW QUALITY PROTEIN: glucose dehydrogenase [FAD, quinone]-like (The sequence of the model RefSeq protein was modified relative to this genomic sequence to represent the inferred CDS: inserted 1 base in 1 codon), whose product MLSKVLSRKLLTYLFSIAAIIVPIQSDRQSSRKRHNNLYNDDNISSFSNLLGVGVGTLDFLKQGQHYLNQEIPDMTPEFEDIYDFVVVGAGTAGVTIAARLSEIPQVKILLIEAGSNENILMDIPLTVPLLQLSNDINWKYRTKPSNRYCLGMDNNSCNWPRGKVMGGSSVLNYMIATRGGAEDYDRWAEMGNEGWAYKDILKYFKKLETIDIPELQSDIIYHGTKGPVHISYPSFHTPLAEAFLKAGKELKYPLVDYNGKDMIGFSYLQCTIMNGTRMSSNKAYLYPIHNRKNLHVTRHSMVRKVLIDRRTNRAIGVEFIKYGRVISVLASKEVILCAGAIGSPQLLMLSGIGPAEHLTKLGIDVIRNAPVGENLMDHVLYSGLTWIINASISIKCXDMLNPVHPYLADFLTKKTGPFTIPGAAEALAFINTKDLKKRTGLPDIELVFIGTGFKGDLILPIVIGLNTQMKQIWNKYLYKYGWTLMPMLLRPKSRGRIRLLANDVNVKPEIVPNYFDDMEDVKTMIAGIKAAIKIGQTKAMQMFDSQLSNDTIPGCENYNYDSFAYWDCMIRTVISTSFHYSGTCKMGSKKDPTAVVDPKLKVIDIQGLRVADASIMPDIVSGHTNIPVYMIAEKLADMIKEEWG is encoded by the exons ATGTTGAGCAAAGTGCTAAGCCGCAAGCTGCTCACTTATCTTTTCAGCATCGCTGCCATAATTGTCCCGATACAATCAGATAGGCAATCTTCAAGGAAACGACACAATAATCTCTACAACGATGATAATATATcaagtttttcaaatttactcGGAGTAGGTGTTGGAACTTTGGACTTTCTGAAACAAGGCCAACATTATCTAAATCAAGAAATACCGGACATGACCCCTGAATTCgaagatatatatgattttgtaGTGGTTGGTGCTGGCACAGCCGGTGTCACGATAGCCGCGAGATTAAGTGAAATTCCTCAAGTCAAGATATTGCTGATCGAAGCTGGATCTAACGAGAATATTCTCATGGACATTCCGCTAACTGTTCCTCTTCTACAGCTAAGTAATGACATCAATTGGAAATATCGGACAAAGCCATCCAATAGATATTGTCTCGGTATGGATAACAATAGTTGTAACTGGCCTAGAGGAAAAGTGATGGGCGGTAGCAGTGTGCTAAACTACATGATTGCTACCAGAGGCGGCGCCGAGGATTACGATCGCTGGGCTGAAATGGGAAATGAAGGCTGGGCTTACAAAGACATTCTCaagtatttcaagaaattggAAACAATCGATATCCCGGAATTACAGTCAGATATTATCTATCATGGAACTAAAGGACCAGTACACATTAGCTATCCGTCATTCCATACACCATTAGCAGAGGCATTCTTAAAAGCTGGCAAAGAGCTAAAATATCCATTAGTAGATTACAACGGAAAAGATATGATAGGATTCTCATATTTGCAGTGCACGATTATGAACGGCACTCGCATGAGCAGTAATAAAGCATACTTGTACCCTATACATAATCGCAAAAATCTTCACGTGACTCGTCACAGCATGGTGAGAAAAGTGCTAATCGATCGTCGTACAAATCGTGCGATTGGTGTAGAGTTCATTAAATATGGTCGGGTTATCTCCGTCCTGGCAAGCAAAGAAGTGATATTGTGCGCAGGTGCAATTGGATCGCCGCAGTTGCTAATGTTATCCGGCATTGGACCGGCTGAACATCTTACCAAACTCGGTATAGATGTTATTCGAAATGCGCCGGTCGGAGAGAATCTAATGGATCACGTGCTTTACAGCGGACTGACATGGATAATTAATGCATcaataagtataaaat ATGACATGTTGAATCCGGTTCATCCATATCTAGCGGATTTCCTAACAAAAAAAACCGGACCTTTTACGATTCCGGGCGCAGCAGAGGCTCTCGCTTTTATCAATACTAAGGATCTAAAAAAACGCACCGGTTTACCGGATATAGAATTAGTGTTTATCGGTACTGGTTTCAAAGGAGATTTAATTCTTCCAATTGTAATAGGTTTGAATACGCAAATGAAACAGATatggaataaatatctttataagtaCGGCTGGACCCTAATGCCAATGCTGTTAAGACCAAAAAGTCGTGGACGGATAAGATTATTAGCTAATGATGTTAATGTTAAACCTGAAATAGTACCCAATTATTTCGATGATATGGAAGACGTTAAAACGATGATTGCCGGTATTAAGGCTGCAATAAAGATCGGTCAAACGAAAGCGATGCAGATGTTTGATTCGCAATTGTCTAATGATACTATTCCTGGatgcgaaaattataattatgattccTTTGCTTATTGGGATTGTATGATCCGAACGGTCATTTCTACTAGCTTTCATTACTCCGGTACTTGCAAGATGGGTTCAAAAAAAGATCCAACTGCTGTTGTCGATCCCAAATTAAag GTAATCGATATTCAAGGATTGAGAGTAGCTGACGCATCCATCATGCCCGATATTGTATCGGGGCATACAAATATACCTGTTTATATGATAGCAGAGAAACTGGCAGATATGATCAAGGAAGAATGGGGTTAA